Proteins found in one Legionella pneumophila subsp. pascullei genomic segment:
- the fliR gene encoding flagellar biosynthetic protein FliR, with protein MNLDYQTMIRLMSQFIWPMVRIGGLMLTVPVLSSALLPARIKILFVFALSCVCFVYVPHDLSFDNFNGLYLVYLVQELLLGLLMGFVLQIVFQVFILGGQIISMQAGLGFAVMVDPTSNASVPLVSQFYLMMTTLIFLALNGHLAVLETLIESFRVMPIGKSSLDPSIVWNLIMFSGWMFKEAVLISIPAILSLLIVSLSFGIITRVAPQLNLFSLGFPITLLMGFVIIKIGLPTVGTEMVESIKHGIQFITGILR; from the coding sequence ATGAATCTTGATTATCAAACTATGATTCGCTTAATGAGTCAATTTATTTGGCCCATGGTGCGTATTGGCGGTTTGATGCTTACGGTGCCAGTTTTATCTTCAGCACTGTTACCGGCACGAATTAAAATTCTCTTTGTTTTTGCTTTAAGCTGTGTGTGTTTTGTCTATGTGCCTCACGACTTGTCTTTCGATAATTTTAATGGTCTTTATCTTGTCTATCTCGTACAGGAATTGTTATTGGGCTTGCTAATGGGATTTGTTTTACAAATAGTATTTCAAGTATTCATTCTTGGTGGACAAATTATCTCAATGCAGGCTGGTTTGGGATTTGCTGTGATGGTTGATCCCACCAGCAACGCCAGTGTTCCTTTAGTAAGCCAATTCTATTTAATGATGACGACATTAATATTTTTAGCATTGAATGGCCATTTAGCTGTTCTCGAAACTTTAATAGAGAGTTTCAGAGTAATGCCAATCGGTAAATCTTCTCTGGATCCATCGATTGTCTGGAATCTGATTATGTTTTCAGGGTGGATGTTTAAAGAAGCGGTATTGATTTCAATACCAGCAATTTTATCTTTGCTTATTGTAAGTTTGTCTTTTGGAATCATAACGCGAGTTGCTCCGCAATTAAATCTTTTTTCTTTAGGTTTTCCAATTACATTATTGATGGGTTTTGTCATCATAAAAATAGGTTTACCTACTGTCGGGACAGAAATGGTAGAGAGTATTAAGCATGGAATCCAGTTTATAACAGGAATATTGCGCTGA
- the fliQ gene encoding flagellar biosynthesis protein FliQ translates to MTPESVVSLFSDSIYIILLLLAVLILPGLIVGLIISMFQAATQINETSLSFIPKLFVTFLALILAGPWLLKTLINYTDTLISNIPYLIG, encoded by the coding sequence ATGACCCCAGAATCAGTTGTTTCATTGTTTAGTGACAGTATTTATATCATTTTGTTATTACTGGCAGTGTTGATATTACCAGGATTAATTGTTGGACTAATCATATCGATGTTTCAGGCTGCGACCCAAATCAACGAGACCAGTTTAAGTTTTATACCTAAATTATTTGTTACTTTTTTGGCTCTAATATTAGCAGGGCCTTGGTTATTAAAAACATTGATAAATTATACAGATACTCTGATAAGCAATATTCCTTATTTGATTGGATAG
- the fliP gene encoding flagellar type III secretion system pore protein FliP (The bacterial flagellar biogenesis protein FliP forms a type III secretion system (T3SS)-type pore required for flagellar assembly.) gives MKSKSWLLILIVFFLLPITGHTDPLSFPVVTMQPGVNGSQSYSINLQILIFMTLLTVLPGLLMAMTSFTRIIIVLSILRQAIGMAQTPTNQILIGIALFMTYFVMSPVFNKINETAIQPYMNEKIDFSLALSNAQKPLRQFMLNQTRKNDLSLFEKFAQNVPKTVDEIPMSVLIPAFITSELKTAFQIGFILFLPFLIIDLVVSSVLMAMGMMMLSPLIISLPFKIMLFVMVDGWTLVLGSLASSFAIA, from the coding sequence ATGAAAAGTAAAAGTTGGTTATTGATTCTTATAGTATTTTTCTTATTACCTATTACAGGTCATACAGACCCTTTATCTTTTCCTGTTGTCACAATGCAGCCCGGAGTTAATGGTTCACAATCTTATAGTATCAATCTGCAAATTTTAATTTTTATGACTTTATTGACTGTTTTGCCAGGTTTGCTGATGGCAATGACGTCATTTACAAGGATAATTATTGTACTGTCAATTTTACGGCAGGCAATAGGGATGGCCCAGACGCCTACCAATCAAATATTAATAGGCATTGCTTTGTTTATGACTTATTTTGTTATGTCACCTGTATTCAACAAAATCAATGAAACGGCAATACAACCCTATATGAATGAAAAGATTGATTTCTCTCTGGCATTATCTAATGCACAAAAGCCGCTTCGCCAGTTTATGCTAAATCAAACGAGAAAAAATGATTTGTCTCTCTTTGAGAAATTTGCTCAAAATGTACCAAAAACTGTAGATGAAATTCCTATGAGTGTTCTCATCCCGGCGTTCATCACTAGCGAGTTAAAAACCGCATTTCAGATAGGATTTATACTATTTTTACCCTTTTTAATTATTGATCTTGTTGTATCCAGCGTTTTGATGGCTATGGGTATGATGATGCTTTCACCCTTGATTATTTCATTGCCTTTTAAAATCATGTTGTTTGTGATGGTCGATGGATGGACCTTGGTATTGGGTTCACTTGCGTCAAGTTTTGCCATTGCCTAG
- the fliO gene encoding flagellar biosynthetic protein FliO yields the protein MKNKVLYLTFLSLSLISTVVWSSSLSSNAISHGELIRIISGLLFVLFIIIFLSWIVKRMHKVSITSSKGFQTVASMMLGPKERVVLLKTGDRYLLVGVSSNSINLLCDFGNQLPEGFDADHKSSFADVLKSAIGKS from the coding sequence ATGAAAAATAAAGTACTCTATTTGACATTTTTGAGCCTTTCTCTAATCAGTACGGTTGTTTGGTCATCTTCTTTAAGCTCAAACGCGATCAGCCATGGCGAACTGATACGAATCATTTCAGGGCTCCTGTTTGTTTTATTCATTATTATTTTTTTATCTTGGATAGTGAAACGTATGCATAAAGTAAGTATTACTTCATCTAAAGGATTTCAAACTGTAGCAAGTATGATGTTAGGTCCAAAGGAAAGAGTTGTATTGCTGAAAACTGGGGACAGGTATTTATTAGTAGGCGTGAGTTCCAATTCTATTAATCTCCTATGTGATTTTGGTAATCAACTTCCTGAGGGGTTTGATGCTGATCATAAATCGTCTTTTGCCGATGTGCTGAAATCAGCGATAGGAAAATCATAA
- the fliN gene encoding flagellar motor switch protein FliN, which translates to MTQVNETTMEQLNQGNPINPDTGNEKLELILDIPVSVTVEIGRTKMTIRNLLQLNQGGIVALDRLAGDPLDVLVNGTLVAHGEVVVVNDKFGVRLTDIVSKAERIKRLK; encoded by the coding sequence ATGACTCAAGTGAACGAAACCACTATGGAGCAATTAAATCAAGGGAATCCAATTAATCCAGATACTGGCAATGAAAAATTGGAATTAATTTTAGATATCCCTGTCTCAGTGACAGTAGAAATCGGTCGCACCAAAATGACGATTCGTAATTTACTTCAACTAAATCAGGGAGGCATAGTAGCACTTGATCGCTTAGCTGGTGATCCCCTTGATGTGCTAGTCAATGGTACTTTAGTAGCTCATGGTGAAGTTGTAGTAGTTAACGATAAATTTGGTGTCAGATTAACTGATATTGTTAGCAAGGCTGAACGAATAAAACGTCTCAAATGA
- the fliM gene encoding flagellar motor switch protein FliM, with amino-acid sequence MTEKDVLSQEEIDALLDSVDESIDDETSDEAVDSAEQPARKKSEDTANQEVNSSFDFDKKAADDGVKTLNFTGQERIVKGQLPVLDKIYDRAVRLFAADIYHLTARDFEIKQDPLHITKHKEFMQSLPNPSLISIYKFKPLRGKGIILFDSTFVYDLVDYYFGGNSQFGAQKDKTDFTATELRVMEVVTKKLVANLMHAWEPIIQLDVTKFNDETNPQLVNIAEPEEMLLVARFILNFGKETGAFYFILPYSMLEPIKQQLELGASRPDDEIDPNWINSLKEELMDVELTVSASMAETVSTLGQVMSWKVGDFVPLEMNEEVTLDIEGTPSFTATLGSANEKRALKIIKTIRY; translated from the coding sequence ATGACTGAGAAAGACGTGTTATCACAAGAAGAGATCGATGCATTACTGGATTCAGTGGATGAGTCAATTGATGATGAAACGAGTGATGAAGCGGTGGACTCAGCAGAGCAGCCAGCTCGTAAAAAATCAGAAGATACTGCTAACCAGGAAGTAAACTCCTCTTTTGATTTTGACAAAAAAGCGGCAGACGATGGTGTCAAAACACTTAACTTTACTGGACAAGAGCGTATTGTTAAAGGGCAGCTTCCGGTATTAGACAAAATCTATGATAGGGCTGTTCGTCTGTTTGCAGCAGATATTTATCATTTAACTGCTAGAGATTTTGAAATCAAACAAGACCCTCTACATATTACAAAGCATAAGGAGTTTATGCAGAGTTTACCTAACCCTAGCCTGATAAGTATCTATAAATTCAAGCCTCTTCGCGGTAAAGGAATTATTCTGTTTGATAGTACCTTTGTATATGACTTAGTCGATTATTATTTTGGCGGAAATAGCCAGTTTGGCGCGCAAAAGGATAAAACTGATTTTACTGCTACTGAACTTCGTGTTATGGAAGTCGTAACTAAAAAACTGGTAGCTAATTTAATGCATGCCTGGGAACCCATAATTCAACTGGATGTAACAAAATTCAATGACGAAACAAATCCCCAGTTAGTGAATATTGCCGAGCCAGAAGAAATGTTGCTTGTGGCACGGTTCATATTAAATTTTGGCAAGGAAACCGGAGCTTTTTACTTCATATTACCTTACTCTATGCTTGAGCCCATCAAGCAACAATTGGAGTTGGGGGCATCAAGACCAGATGATGAAATCGATCCTAATTGGATTAACTCTCTGAAAGAAGAGCTCATGGACGTTGAATTGACGGTAAGTGCTTCAATGGCTGAAACCGTGAGTACTTTAGGACAAGTAATGTCCTGGAAAGTAGGAGATTTCGTACCTTTGGAAATGAATGAAGAAGTAACCTTGGACATAGAGGGAACACCAAGCTTTACTGCGACCTTAGGTAGTGCAAATGAAAAACGAGCTTTGAAAATAATTAAAACAATACGTTATTAG
- a CDS encoding FAD-binding oxidoreductase, producing the protein MRSKKIILTNFTRAIYSESYCIRPDTEKELIHYIAQNQPTNMLTRGTGLSYSDSCLNQDGLVIDTSRFNHFIDFDVETGIVVCQGGTPFRDLFLLHDEFIPPVLPGTVFATVAGGIAHDVHGKNNHSAGSFGHHISWFDLLIGDRIMHCSREKNTDLFSATIAGLGLTGIITQVAIRLKKAPRLLAVQNKPFASIHALIEEMGSYGLQQDYQVAWLDLLYSEPRAILSTANYCESPTFSNKKLTIYNLPQLPFGLIKKWNMKLFNHYFYSRKKENQLMNLTQYNNPLDKISHWNRLYGPRGLIQFQAVFDQDSAIQIINHIVEIIRVHNATPTLTVLKLFTQPGVGLLSFCRPGFTLAIDFINNSQAQKAISSMNQFIVENNGRIYLAKDLLLSPEQYSRMYENQSKFSQVLTKYQCPMRSDLAIRLGIIK; encoded by the coding sequence ATGCGCAGCAAAAAAATCATATTAACTAATTTTACCCGCGCAATATATAGTGAGTCCTATTGCATAAGACCTGATACAGAGAAAGAACTTATTCACTATATTGCACAAAATCAGCCTACAAACATGCTAACTAGAGGCACAGGCTTAAGTTACAGTGATAGCTGCCTAAATCAAGATGGTTTAGTAATTGATACAAGTCGATTTAATCATTTCATTGATTTTGATGTCGAAACTGGTATCGTGGTATGTCAGGGTGGAACACCATTCAGGGATCTGTTTTTACTGCATGATGAATTCATTCCTCCTGTACTTCCTGGCACAGTATTTGCCACTGTAGCTGGAGGCATAGCCCATGATGTACATGGTAAAAATAATCATTCTGCGGGAAGTTTTGGCCATCATATTTCCTGGTTTGATTTATTGATTGGCGATCGGATCATGCATTGTAGCCGCGAGAAAAACACTGATTTATTTTCCGCAACTATCGCAGGTTTAGGTTTAACAGGCATTATTACACAAGTCGCTATTCGTCTTAAAAAAGCACCACGCCTTCTAGCGGTACAAAATAAACCATTTGCATCCATCCATGCATTAATTGAAGAAATGGGGAGCTACGGTCTTCAACAAGATTATCAAGTAGCCTGGCTAGACTTATTATACTCAGAACCCCGAGCCATTTTGTCAACAGCAAATTATTGTGAATCACCAACCTTTTCTAATAAAAAATTAACAATTTATAACCTGCCTCAATTACCATTTGGCCTTATCAAAAAATGGAACATGAAATTATTTAATCACTATTTTTATTCCAGAAAAAAAGAAAATCAATTGATGAATCTCACTCAATACAACAACCCTCTGGATAAAATATCCCATTGGAACCGGCTCTACGGACCCAGAGGACTCATCCAGTTTCAAGCTGTATTTGATCAAGACAGTGCAATACAAATTATTAATCACATAGTGGAGATTATTAGGGTTCATAATGCTACCCCAACCCTTACTGTCCTCAAATTATTTACGCAACCTGGAGTGGGTTTGCTTTCCTTTTGTCGACCTGGATTTACCCTGGCTATTGATTTTATTAATAATTCCCAAGCTCAAAAAGCTATAAGCTCCATGAATCAATTCATTGTAGAAAATAACGGGCGAATTTATTTGGCTAAAGATTTATTACTAAGTCCAGAGCAATATTCTAGAATGTATGAAAATCAATCGAAATTTTCTCAAGTACTGACAAAATATCAATGCCCCATGCGCTCTGATCTTGCCATACGTCTAGGAATCATAAAATGA
- a CDS encoding SDR family NAD(P)-dependent oxidoreductase — MIQRKWVVIGATSVIAEQFAHLAAQAGNHLCLIARNPEQLTLISKDIQLRYKVPCETISINLSEPEKQLLTILKTGERELDLFIAHSDFTDNDHLNLQSIKHLINTNITSTAILINTYLQAKQEKHHIVYLSSVAACRGRAKNSLYGASKAAIELFLEGLQQKATPHQHILIARLGYIDTRQTYGLPGIFYAAQPHDCAKACWKKINHKKRFFYYPGFWRVIMAIITKIPFFIYKRMGKI, encoded by the coding sequence ATGATACAGAGAAAATGGGTTGTTATAGGAGCCACTTCAGTTATTGCAGAACAATTCGCACATCTTGCCGCGCAAGCCGGTAACCATTTATGTTTGATTGCACGGAATCCCGAACAATTAACCTTGATCTCAAAAGACATTCAATTGCGATATAAAGTCCCTTGTGAAACAATATCTATCAATTTGTCCGAACCTGAAAAGCAATTACTTACCATTTTAAAAACTGGAGAAAGAGAGTTAGATTTATTTATTGCGCATAGTGATTTTACCGACAATGACCACTTGAATCTGCAATCGATTAAACATTTAATTAATACCAATATCACATCTACTGCGATCTTGATTAATACCTATTTACAAGCCAAACAAGAAAAGCATCATATCGTTTATTTAAGCTCTGTTGCCGCCTGTCGTGGCCGCGCCAAAAATAGTCTTTATGGCGCCAGTAAAGCAGCAATTGAACTATTTCTCGAAGGCTTGCAACAAAAGGCAACTCCACATCAACATATCTTAATCGCTCGTCTTGGATACATTGATACTAGACAAACTTATGGACTACCAGGAATTTTTTATGCGGCTCAACCACATGACTGTGCAAAAGCATGCTGGAAAAAAATAAATCATAAAAAAAGATTCTTTTACTATCCCGGTTTCTGGAGAGTGATCATGGCCATTATTACAAAAATTCCTTTTTTCATTTATAAAAGAATGGGAAAAATATAG
- a CDS encoding LysR family transcriptional regulator translates to MNIADLQSFLAVVELHSISLAAKKLHITQPALSKRIRKLESAWKTQLFISSGLRTELTEKGKQLLPYVRQMVYLSDELISNTGTDKKKPQLLLNIGTTVYIAQTIIPPLIIHMNSLDLNYFINTKLIADKDLALGLGEGAYDLIISPFMNNSAEIKSVPLWRERLIPIVGISHPLAKIKEKLSLAELAEFDAVLMEKSFILRRIIDKEAEKQKLTLKIRAEANIIYNNIALVEQGMAWSMINERLLNPNLFPLELSDYTPSIDFYCHFLKKRTDERLIRIFVDNLVNWVNTSSDLGSFALAN, encoded by the coding sequence ATGAATATTGCCGACTTGCAATCTTTTCTTGCAGTTGTTGAACTCCACTCTATCTCTTTAGCAGCCAAAAAATTGCATATTACTCAACCTGCTTTAAGTAAAAGAATCAGAAAACTTGAGTCGGCGTGGAAAACTCAACTTTTTATTTCTTCAGGATTAAGAACTGAGCTAACTGAAAAAGGAAAACAATTATTGCCTTATGTTCGACAGATGGTTTATCTGAGTGATGAATTAATTAGCAATACCGGTACAGATAAAAAAAAGCCTCAGTTACTGCTTAATATTGGTACCACAGTATACATTGCGCAAACTATTATTCCTCCCCTGATAATCCATATGAACTCACTGGATTTGAACTATTTTATTAATACGAAGCTGATTGCTGACAAAGATTTAGCTCTTGGTTTAGGTGAAGGTGCTTATGATCTGATTATCTCACCGTTCATGAATAATTCTGCTGAAATTAAGTCTGTACCTTTGTGGCGAGAAAGGCTTATCCCTATTGTTGGGATATCACATCCTCTGGCAAAAATTAAAGAAAAACTATCCCTTGCTGAATTAGCTGAATTTGATGCGGTGCTTATGGAAAAAAGCTTTATATTACGCCGCATTATTGATAAAGAAGCTGAAAAACAAAAGTTGACTCTTAAAATAAGAGCCGAAGCCAATATCATTTATAATAACATTGCTCTTGTCGAACAGGGTATGGCTTGGAGTATGATTAATGAACGCTTATTGAATCCAAATCTATTTCCTCTTGAACTATCAGATTATACTCCCAGCATTGATTTTTATTGTCATTTTCTTAAGAAACGTACCGATGAACGATTGATTCGTATTTTTGTTGATAATCTAGTCAATTGGGTTAATACTTCTAGTGATTTAGGTTCTTTTGCACTTGCTAATTAG
- a CDS encoding RhoGAP domain-containing protein produces the protein MPPPYSTHVIVNVFRCIAQLVSQNPELLNRVGVFRLAGSREEVEKLLEQVIDKNFSVENLADYILEDGQINNLHLNNVLGMLPLVLKESVLLKTKDPLLNHFMTELKNLLGSENNVENTDAIVQLLDKFIDSLLLSKILDHQRVGEILYHYCYLMHTAGGFHETNLMTWENLAIIMAPHFTNEFGLYPAEDLLGLIQFTNQLKPILECFIAHPDSGIPFKERHADKLEHLANTRHTIIEKLTYMGSESRRIVVAPMKSLMLQASMLRAQIDAVKTQLKDSSLKKKNKKELNRHLEELTEELEKLNIDISELTSKIKKMNHGHAKIKDEIRVISRSEDAVSTHPTQQSDALSSSSSSVRVQLGIFGNNGASSAYLTAEREEGEVDENDYSSLDSAKLT, from the coding sequence ATGCCACCACCCTATAGCACCCATGTGATTGTCAATGTGTTTCGCTGTATTGCCCAATTAGTATCACAAAACCCAGAGCTATTAAATCGAGTAGGAGTATTCCGACTGGCTGGCTCAAGAGAAGAAGTAGAAAAATTGCTTGAGCAAGTCATTGATAAGAATTTTAGTGTGGAGAATTTGGCGGATTATATTTTAGAGGATGGCCAAATAAATAATTTACATCTGAATAATGTTTTAGGAATGTTGCCTTTAGTTCTTAAAGAAAGTGTATTGTTGAAGACCAAAGATCCATTGCTCAACCATTTTATGACAGAATTAAAAAATCTATTGGGTTCTGAGAATAATGTTGAAAATACAGACGCAATAGTGCAATTGCTGGATAAGTTTATTGATTCTTTATTGCTTTCAAAAATACTTGATCATCAACGTGTTGGAGAAATTCTTTATCACTATTGTTACTTGATGCACACAGCAGGAGGTTTTCATGAAACCAATCTAATGACGTGGGAAAATCTTGCTATTATTATGGCTCCTCATTTCACTAATGAGTTTGGTTTATATCCTGCAGAAGACTTGTTGGGATTAATACAATTTACTAATCAGTTGAAACCTATCCTCGAATGTTTTATTGCGCATCCTGATAGCGGAATTCCATTTAAAGAAAGACATGCCGATAAGTTAGAGCACTTGGCTAATACTCGACACACTATCATTGAAAAATTAACGTATATGGGAAGTGAGTCCAGAAGAATAGTTGTGGCTCCTATGAAAAGTTTGATGCTGCAAGCGTCTATGTTGAGAGCTCAGATTGATGCTGTAAAAACTCAATTGAAGGATTCCTCTCTTAAAAAGAAGAACAAAAAGGAATTAAATAGACATTTAGAGGAATTAACAGAAGAATTAGAAAAGCTGAATATCGACATTTCTGAATTAACAAGCAAAATTAAAAAAATGAATCATGGTCATGCGAAAATAAAAGATGAAATTAGAGTAATATCGCGCTCTGAGGATGCTGTAAGTACTCATCCTACCCAGCAGTCAGATGCATTATCAAGCAGCAGTAGCTCAGTTAGAGTTCAGTTAGGAATTTTTGGTAACAATGGTGCTTCATCTGCTTATTTGACAGCGGAACGGGAAGAAGGCGAAGTTGATGAAAATGATTACAGTAGCCTAGATAGTGCAAAGCTGACTTAA
- a CDS encoding Thivi_2564 family membrane protein: MNDLLNLIAVIVVFGVGLWLINVFIPMPGTIKSLLNVLVLIILIIYILQFFGVIKTILPVIKILK; the protein is encoded by the coding sequence ATGAATGACTTACTGAATTTAATCGCAGTGATAGTGGTTTTTGGTGTAGGCCTATGGTTAATTAATGTTTTTATACCTATGCCTGGGACTATTAAAAGTCTTTTAAATGTTTTGGTTTTGATTATTTTAATCATTTATATTTTGCAGTTTTTTGGGGTAATAAAAACAATATTGCCAGTGATTAAAATTTTAAAGTGA